The DNA segment CGGACGAACTGGTCGCGCTCTACGCGATCATGAAGGCTGGCGCCGCGTATCTGCCCCTCGACACGGCACTTCCAGCGGCCAGAATCCGCCATGTGCTCGAACGCAGCCGGACCCGGATCGTCGTCGGCACGCGGTGCCCGGGCGCCGAGGTGCTCGTCGACCCGGCCGATCCCGCCCTCGCCGCGCTGGACGGCGCCGACCTGCCCGACCTCGCGACCGAGGACGATCTGGCGTACGTCATCTACACCTCCGGGTCGACCGGGGTACCCAAGGGCGTGATGGTCGAGCACCGGGCCATCGTCAACCGGCTGGCCTGGATGCAGCGGGCCTACCCCCTGGCCGCCGACGACGTCGTCCTGCACAAGACGCCTGTCTCCTTCGACGTCTCGCTCTGGGAGATCTTCTGGTGGTCGATGGCCGGCTGCTCGGTGAGCACACTGCCGGCCGGCGCCGAGCGTGAACCGCTGGCCATCATGGACCGCGTCCGGGAACACCAGGTCACCACGCTGCACTTCGTCCCGTCGATGCTTCAGGTGATGCTGCCCAGGCTCCGGGGCCTGCGCACCGCCGGACTGCGGCGCATCTTCGCCAGCGGTGAGGCGCTGAGCACCGGGACGGTGAGCCTTCTGCGGGAGTCCTACCCGGACGGGGGGCCCACCCTGATCAATCTGTACGGACCGACCGAGGCGGCCGTTGATGTCACCCACTACGACTGCACCAGCCACGACATGCGCCGGCCGGTACCGCTCGGCACCCCCATCGACAACCTGCGCCTGCGGATTCTGACCCGGAGCGGGCACCCGGCACCGGTCGGTGTGCCGGGCGAACTGTATCTGCTGGGCACCGGACTGGCCCGCGGATACCTGCACGAACCGGCACGCACCGCCGAGCGCTTCGTTCCGGACGCCCGGGGCCACGGCGTGCGCGCGTACCGGACCGGTGACGCGGCCCGCTGGCTGGAGGACGGCACGGTCGAGTACCTCGGCCGGCTGGACTCGCAAGTGAAGATCCGCGGACACCGCATCGAACTCGGCGAACTCGAACACGTCATGCGTGGCGTGGCGGGAGTGACGGACTGCGCGGCGACCGCCACCGACGGGGTGCTGCGAGGCTTCGTAGTCACGGACGCACCGGACGCGGAGGAGACCGTACGGTCCGCTCTCGCCGAGCGGTTGCCGTCCTACGCGGTGCCCGCCGTGATCCACCGGATCGCGGCGATCCCGCACACGCCGAACGGCAAGCGGGACCTGAAGGCACTGGCAGCGCTGCCCAGGCGGTCGAACCGCGGCACACCTCGGGGCGAGACGGAGACCGCGCTGGCCGCGGTCTTCTCGGGCGTGCTCGGCGGCGCCCGGATCGGCGCCGAGGACAACCTCTTCGACCTTGGGCTCGACTCCATCAAGTTCATCGGCTCGCTGGCCGCCGCGCGGTCGGCCGGTCTGGAGTTCACCCTCCAGGACCTGTTCGCCCATCCGTCCGTGGCCGCGCTGGCCCGGGTCGTACGCCGCGGTGTGGGAACGGACGAGGCCGGCCCCGCGGGGCCGTTCGCTCTCCTCGGCGAGGGGGCGAGAGAGGGGCTGCCCACCGACGCGGTCGACGCGTACCCCTTGACCTACCTGCAGCGCGGGCTGCTCTACGAAATCGCGAGCCGGGACGCGGCCGTCTACCACGACGTGTCCACGTATGAGTACGAAGGGCCGCTCGACTGGTCCCTGTTCCTGCGGGCGGCGGGGGAAGTGGCCGACCGGCACCCGGCGTTGCGCACGTCCTTCCACCCCGGCCACCGGCCCGTCCCGGTGCAGGTGGTGCATCGGACGGCCCCGGACTGGTGCCGGGCGGTCGACCTGTCCGGCTGGACCGACGCGGAGCAGCGTGCCTACGTCGCGGAGGCGGTCGAGGAGGAACTACAGGCCGGGTTTCCGGACGGCGTACCGGGCCTGGTCCGGCTGCGGGTCCTCGACCTGGGGGGCGGGCGCCGGCAGGTGCTGCTCAGCTATCACGCGGCGGCGCTCGACGGATGGAGCGTCAACCGGTTGCTGTACGACCTCTTCGCCCACTACGGGGCGCTGCACGCCACCGGCTCGCCGATCCCGGGCGCCGAGCCGGTCGGATTCGAGCGTTTCGTCGCACTCGAACAGCACGCTGTCGAGACGGCCGGACACCGCGAATTCTGGCAGGGTGTGCTCGACGGCGCGGAGTCGACCAGGGTCCCCCGGCTGCCGGCCGCGGACCTGACCGGCACCGAGACGCTGCGGACACACGAGATCGGGCTGGAGGCGGGCCTGGGCGCCGAGCTCATGGCGCTTGCGGGCCGGACCAGGGTGCCGGTCAAGTCGGTGCTGATGGCGGCGCACCTGGCGGTGCTGTCCTTCGTCTCCGGCCGTGTGGACGTCACCACCGGATACGAGCTGAGCGGGCGCCCCGAGCAGCAGCATGCGGACACCACCCTCGGGCTCTTCCTCAACACTCTGCCGCTGCGGGCGCGGACCGACGCCGAGAGCTGGACCGAGTTGATCCGCAGGGTGCACACAGCGGAGGTGGAGCTGCTGCCGCACCGGCGCTTCCCGATGGGCGAGCTGGCCCGGGAAGCCGGACGCGAACTGTTCGAGGTGGTCTTCAACTTCACCCACTTCCACGTGCTGGACGATCTCGACCGGCAGCACGGTTTCCGGCTGCGCCGGGTCGCGGTGCACAGCCAGACCGAGTTCCCGCTGAGGGCGGAGTTCTTCCGGGACGCGCTGGACGGGGCCGTCGGCCTGACTCTGCACTACGACGGTTCGGCCTTCGGCGCCGAGCAGATCGGCCGCATCGCTGGCTACTACCGGAGCGCGTTGCGGCTCATGGTCGACGATCCCGGGCAGCCTCCGGCGGCCTGTTCGCTGTTGGACGACGCCGAGGCGCGTCAACTGGCGGCCTTCCGTTCCGGACCCGACTACGAGGTGCCGGGCGACACGGTCCTCGACCGGTTCGCCGGCATCGTCGCCGCCCGGCCCGACGCCGTGGCCGTCCAGCACGCGGATGCCGCGCTCGGCTACCGGGAGCTGGATCGCGAGTCCCGGCGGCTGGCCGCGGGCCTGGCCGCGCGGGGTGTGCGCCACGGCGAGCCGGTGGGCGTGCGTATGGCGCGCGGACTGCCGTGGGCGGTGTCCGTGCTGGGCATCATGCGGGCCGGCGCCGTGTACCTTCCGCTGATGCCGGGGGACCCACAGGAGCGGGTCGACCGCATGGTCCGGCGGGCCGGCTGCCGGACCGTGCTCACACAGGCGGAGTACGAGGCGGTCCTGGCAGCGGGCCGGGCCTCGGAGCCGGCTGCCGAGCCGGCCGTGGTGGCCGACGACCTCGCCTACATCATCTTCACCTCCGGCTCCACCGGTGAGCCGAAGGGGGCGGCGGTGACTCACCGCGGCATGCTGAACCACCTCCAGGCCAAGGTCGTGGACCTCGCTCTCACCGACTCCGACGTGGTGGCCCAGACCGCCTCGCAGAGCTTCGACATCTCCGTGTGGCAGCTGCTCGTCGGGTGGCTCACCGGCGGCCGGTCGGTCATCGTCGACGATGTCGTCGATCCGGCCGACCTCTGGCAGACGGTCGCCGACACCGGAGTGACCGTCCTGGAGGTCGTCCCGTCCCTGCTGGACGCGTTGCTCGAGGCCCCGGACCGGCCGGCCGGACTCGGACCGCTGCGCTATCTGATGGTCACCGGCGAGGCGCTCCAGCCAACCCTCACGCGGCGCTGGTTCGCCGCCTACCAGGTTCCAGTGGTCAACGCGTTCGGGCCGACCGAGGCGTCCGACGACATCACCCACCACATCATCGCCGCGCCGGTGGACGCGGAACGGGTGCCGGTGGGGCGGCCGATCCTGAACACCACGCTCCACGTAGTGGGGGAGGGCGGAACGGCGGTCCCCATCGGCACACTCGGCGAGATCCTGGTGAGCGGCCCCGCGGTCGGTGCCGGCTACGTCAACGACCCGGAGCGGACAGCGGCGGCCTTCCCCGAGAACACCCTCGATGACACCTCTCCGCGCCTCTACCGCACCGGCGACCTCGGCCGCTGGCTGCCGGACGGGCTGCTGGACTGCATAGGCCGACGCGATCAGCAGGTCAAGGTGCGGGGGTACCGGATCGAACTGCCGGAGATCGAACAGGCGCTGAATCGGGTGCCCGGCATCACCAACGCCTTCGTCTTCGTCCACCGGGAATCGGCGCAGGTCAGGCTGGTCGCCCGTTTCACGGGTGATCCCGCTCTCGACGCGGCCGCGGTCCGCGCCGAGTTGGCCCGCGAACTCCCCGCCCACATGCTGCCGGACGTCATCGCGCCGCTCGGCGAGGTGCCACTGAACACGAACGGAAAGGTGGACCGTCCGGCCATCGCCGCCCTGCCGCTGCCCATGACGGACCGGCACCCGCCTCGGCCGCCCGCGACGGCGGCCGAGCGGGAGATGGTCGAGCTGTTCGCCGCGGCACTCGGCCTTCCCGCCGACGCCGTCGGGGCCGACGGCGACTTCTTCGACCTGGGCGGCCACTCGCTCAGCGCGATGGCCGCGGCCGCCCGGTCGGGCGGCCGGTTCGGTGTCCGTGACCTGCTGCGGCACCGCACCGCCGAGGCCCTTGCCCGGGTGTCCGAGCGGGCGGACGGCGGCCTGTTCGCGGAGATCGCGAGCTCCGGCCGGCCGGAGCTGACCGTGATCTGCTTCCCCTACGCGGGCGGATCACCGGTGAGCTATCTGCCGCTCGCCGAAGTCCTGCGGGAGTCCGTCCCCGTGCGGTTCCTGGTCCTGGACCTGCCGCCGGGAGCCGAGACGGAGCCGCGTCCGCTGCTGGACGCCCTGGTGGCGGAAGTGGACCAGGTGGAGGGACCGCTTACGGTGCTGGGGCACTGCGCGGGTGCTGGACCGGCACTGTCGTTCGCGCGTCGACTGCCGCCTGAGCGGGTGGCGTCAGTGCTCGTCGTCGGCAAGACGCTCAAGTCGGCCGACCCCGCGGACCACCCCGTGCGCGCCGTGCTCGACGCCCCGGACGAGACCGTCCGGGGATGGGTGGTGCCGGACACGGGGCGGCCGGTTCGGTCCGGGCCGACACCGGACGAGGTGGCCGCCCTGCGCCGGGACACCGCGCTCGGCAATGCCTGCCTGGTCGGTCTGCTGGGCAGCGAAGGTGTGCTGACACGGCCGTTCACCGTCCTCGCGGCCGCCGACGACCCGGTGGTGCCCGATTTCGAGGGCACAGCGCCGAACTGGGCCCTGCTCGCCGCCGATCCGCAAGCGGTGAGCGTGCCCGACGGCGGCCACTACCTCAATCGGACCAACCCCCGGCTGCTCGCTTCCCTGCTCATGCCCGTCACGGAGAACACAGATGCTCAGCCCGACCGTGCCTGACCCCGGCGAGGACTTCGTTCAGCTGACCGGCTTCCTGCCCCACGCCGAGCTGTGGCTCAAGCTGGAGTCCCGCAATCCCGCCGGGTCGATCAAGATGAAGACCGCGGCCGCCATGATCGGCGCGGCCGAGCGGGACGGGCTGCTGCGACCCGGCGCCGAGCTGATCGAGTCCACTTCGGGGAACCTCGGCGTCGCGATGGCCGCGATCTGCGCGGCCCGCGGCTACCGCCTCACCCTGGTGACCGACCCCAACAGCAACTACCGCAGTGTGCAGCAGATGCGTGCACTCGGAGCCGAGGTGGTGGTGATCGAGCGACGCGACGAGAACGGCGGATACCTCGGCTCCCGGATCTCCTACATCACGCTCCGGCTGGCCACCGAGCCAGGACTCATCTGGCTCAACCAGTACGAGAACCCGGCCAACGTGGCGGCCCACCGGGACGGCACCGCGGTCGAGATCTGCGAGCGGTTCGGTGTGCCCGACTGGCTGTTCGTCGGGGTGGGGACGTCGGGCACACTCATGGGCTGCCTGGAACACTTCGGCACTCTCGCCACGCGGCCCACGGTGGTCGCGGTCGACGCGCTGGGCTCGGTCACGTTCGGTGGCGCACCCGCGCGCCGGCTGATCCCCGGAATGGGGGCGAGCCGGAAGCCGAAGATCTTCGGTCCGGGGGAGTACCGCCGGGTCCTGGTGTCCGAACGGGACACCATTGTCGCCTGCCGCCGGATCGCCTCCGGCTACGGCTTGCTCGTCGGCGGCTCGACGGGCACCGTCGTGGCGGCGGCGTCGGCCCATGGGCACCGGCTTCCTCGGGGCAGCCGGGTGCTGGCGATCTCTCCCGACCTCGGCAGCGCCTATCTCGACACCATCTACGACGACGGGTGGGTTGCCACCCACTATGGCGACGGACTGCTGCAGGACCTGACGAGACCGGCGCGGGAACCGGTCCGCGAAGAGCCAGTGAAAGCGGGAACATGAGTACGATGACCTTCTCAGTGGTCGGCGCCTCCGCCGTACGGACGGCGCTGGCCGGCGCCGAACAGGACGTGGTCGACCGCGTGCGCGAGGCGTATCTCCTGCACGACGCAGGCGGCACGGTCAACCCGGACAGCTACTTCCTGCGGTTCGCGGAGAAGCCTGACAGCCGGATCATCGCGCTGCCGGCCTTCCTGGGCGGCGAGTCCGAGACCGCCGGGATCAAGTGGATATCCAGCTTCCCGGGCAACAAGGACAAGGGGCTGCCCCGAGCCTCCGCGGTGCTGGTGCTCAACGACTACACCACGGGCTACCCGAAGGCGCTGCTGGAGTCGGCGACGATCAGCGCCGCGCGCACCGCGGCGTCCGCCGCGCTGGCGGCCGGAGCCCTGCAGCGCACCCCGCCGCGCAGCTGGGGCGTGATCGGCGCGGGCGTGATCGCGCGGGAGATCTGTCGCTACCTGGCCGCCACCATGCCCGTGCCGCCGGTGGTGCACTGCCACGACCTCGACCCCGGTGCGGCGGAGCGCTTCGCGGACGAACTGCCCGGCGGACTGCCCGCGGACCTGACCACGGCGTGCGACGCCGACCTCGTCGTCTTTGCCACCACGGCCCTGAACCCCTACCTGCCGGCGGATCACCGGTTCCGGCCCGGCCAGTTGGTCCTGCACGTGTCGCTGCGAGACCTGCCACCGGAGACGCTGCTGCACGCCGTCAACATCGTCGACGACGTGGACCACTGCCTGAAGCAGAACACGTCACCGCATCTGGCCGAACAGCTGTGCGGCGACCGGTCGTTCGTGACCGGAACGATCGCCGGCGTCCTGCGGGGGGACGTCACCGTTCCCGACGACCGACCAGTGATCTTCTCGCCCTTCGGCATGGGTATTCTCGATCTCGCCGTGGGCCGGTACGTACTGGACCGGACGGTCGAGGCAGGCACGGCCATCGAGATCTCCGACTTCTTCGCCCCGGATGGAGTGTGACGGTGCAGACCTCCGTACGACCCGAGTGGCTCTCCGAGCCGGCCGACCTGAACGCACTGCCGCCCCGGCTGTGGCCGGCATCCGCTGAGCGCGCGGCCGACGGCGTCCTGTCCGTGGGCGGAGTACGGGCGGACGATCTCGCCGCGGAGTTCGGCACTCCGATGTACGTCTTCGACGAGGCGGACTTCCGGGCCCGGTGCACCGAATTCAGTGAGGTCTTCGACGACTTCGACGTCTACTACGCGGGCAAGGCGTTCCTGTGCAGGCCCGTCGCCAGGATCTGCGCCGAGCTCGGTCTGCACCTGGACGTGTGCTCCCCGGGCGAGCTGAGGGTCGCGATCTCGGCCGGCTTCCCGGCGGAGCGCATCGTCATGCACGGCAACAACAAGTCCGCCGAGGAGCTGTCCGCAGGCCTGCGCCACGGAGTCGGCCGTATCGTGCTCGACTCCTTCGACGAGCTGGAGTCGCTGCGCAAACTGGCGGCCGAAGCCGGGGTCCGTCCGCAGGTCCTGATCCGGGTCAACGTCGGTGTGCACGCGGACACGCACGCCAATATCGCCACGGCACACGACGACCAGAAGTTCGGGTTCTCCCTGCGCACCGGTGACGCCTCAGCCGCGGTCGGCGCGGCGCACGGTGCGGACGAACTCGACCTGGTGGGCCTGCACATGCACCTGGGCTCGCAGATCTTCGGTCTGGACTCGTTCGAGCGGGGGGTGCGACGGGTCATGGAGGTCCGCGCGCGGTTCCTCCGCGAGCACGGAGTGCTCCTGCCGGAGGTGAGCCTCGGAGGCGGCTTCGCCATCGCCTACCTGGACCACCACCGGCCCACCCCGCCGGCGGAGATCGCCGCAGGACTCAGGGAGTTCACCCGGCGCAGCTGCGCGGAGCTGGGGACGGAGCCGCCGCGGCTGGCGATAGAGCCGGGCCGGGCCTTGGTCGGCCAGTCGGGCATCACCGTTTACCGCGTCGGCACGGTCAAGGAGGTCACCGGTCTGCGCACCTTCGTCGCGGTCGACGGCGGGATGAGCGACAACATCCGCCCGGCCCTCTACGACGGGGTCTACACGGGTGTCCTGGCCGGCCGGAGCTCGGACGCGGGCCCGATGCTCTCCCGCGTGGTCGGCCTGCACTGCGACGCCGGTGATGTCGTGGTCCGCGACGACTACCTGCCCGCCGACACCCGGGTGGGCGACCTGCTCGCGGTGCCGACCACCGGCGCCTACTGCCGGAGCCTGGCGAACAATTTCAATCACACGCCACGCCCGCCCGTGGTCGCCGTCCGCGACGGCGAAGCCCGGCTGTGGCTGCGCCGGGAAACGTACGACGACCTGCTCGCCCTGGAAGTGGAATGACTGATCCCGCCTGCTTCTCCGCGACCGGCTCCACCGCGGTCACCTTTCCCTCCGGCGCGCTGGAGGACAGGGCGGTCGTGCGCCACGTACGCGCCCTCGCCGACGGGTACGGACTGGTCTGCGACACCACGCCCTTCCATCCGGAGGACCACAGCTGGCCGGACCAGCCGGGGGACCGGGGAGCCGTCGAGTACGGCGGCCGTGTGCTCCCGGTGGTGGACAGCGTGATCGGCGCCGCGCACCGGGTCACCGGCGAGCTGCGCGTGGCCGGGGACATCACGGTCCGCCGCGGCGATCCCGACTGGACCTGGCACGTCGTACATGTCGTCACCGACGAGCCCTGGGACCTGGCCGGCCACGAGGTGCGACTGTCCGTCGATCCGGGGCGGCGGGCCGGTCTGTCGGCCGGCCACACCGGCTGTGAACTGGTCGGACCGGCGCTCAACGCGGCCCTGCGCGAGCGGTGGGGCAAGGAGGTGGCGCTCGACTCGCTGGGCGCCCCCGACTTCGACAAGATCGCCATCGTGAGCTCACGGATCGGCGCCCACGGCAGTGTCGACCGCTACCGGATGAGCAAGTCCCTGCGCCGCAAGGGCTTCGTGGCGGAGGGACTGGCCGGCGAACTCGGCGACCTGGAGGCCCGGGTCAACGCGCTGCTCGCGCAGTGGGTGGCCGAGGACGTCCCGGTGACGGTGCGTACCGACGGGCCGTCCATCGCCGACCGGCGGCACTTCGTCTGCGCGGTGCGGCAGGGAACGGTCACGGCGGCCTGCGGCGGCACCCATGTCGCGACCACCGGGGAACTGGGCCGGGTGACCGCACGGTTGGAACTTGCCGAAGACGGTAAGGAATTGGTGCTTCGTACGTCCATGGGAGAGATGGCGACATGACCACGCAGACGTTGACGGAGATCTTCGACGAGACTGCGGCGCGGCACCCGGAGCGTATCGCGGTCCGTGACGAGAGCACTGCGCTGACCTACCGGGAGCTGGCGGACCGGTCGGTCGGCATGGGCCGGCGGCTCCGCAGGCTCGGAGTCGCCCCGGGCGACCTGGTGGGTATCCACCTCGAGCGCAGGGCCGACCTTTTCGTGGTCCTGCTCGGAGTGCTGCGGACCGGTGCGGCGTACGTCGCGATCGACAGTCGCTACCCGGACGCGCGCCGCGACCTGATGCTGCGGCTCAGCGGCGTCCAGGTGGTGATCACCGAATCGGACTGGGCGAAACGGCTGGACGGGTCCGAGGTCCGGGTGCTGACCCTTCCGTTGCCCGACGTGCCCGCGGCCGAGGAGCCGTTGCCGGCTCCGCGGCCCGAGGACGCCGCGAGCGTGCTCTTCACCTCCGGTTCCACCGGGACTCCGAAAGCCATTGTGCTGGAGCACCGCAACCTGGTGACCTTCGCCCGCAACCCCGGGCTTCCGGCGCTGACCGAGCAGGACAGGACCGGCCAGATATCCAGCCTCTCCTTTGACCTCTTCCACTGGGAGACGTGGAGCAGCTTCGCGGCGGGTGCCGAGGTGTCGGTGCTCCCGCTGGTGCCGGACCTGCTGGCCGCGGGGTTCGACAAGGAGATCCGACGGCTGGGGATCACCGCGATGTTCGTGCCGACCATGGTCATGGGCCATGTCACGGACGAACAGCCGGACGCGTTCGCGGCGTTGAGGCTGCTCTTCTTCGGAGGCGACGTGGTCGCGCCCGCGGTCTGCCGGGTCATCCTGGAAGCCGGTTTCGAGGGCGGTCTCCTCAACCTCTACGGACCCGCGGAGTGCACCACGGCGGTCGTCGCGCACCGGGTTGCCATGGAGGACACCCGCAAGCAGTCCGTGCCGGTCGGCCGGGCACTCGACCGGGTCGTCGTGGAAGTGCGTGACCCGGACGGGGTGCCGGTGGGGCCCGGAACCTCGGGGGAACTGTTCCTCGGGGGGCCGCAGGTGGCTCGGGGCTATCTCGGCCGGCCCGATCTGACTGCCGAGCGGTTCTCCCAGCAGGAGGGCCCCCAGGGTGTCACCCGCTTCTACCGGACCGGCGATCTCGTACGGGTCGGCGAGGACGGCGTCATCGACTTCCTGGGGCGGGCCGACCGGCAGGTGAAGATCCGGGGATACCGGGTCGAACCCGGAGAGGTGGACCGGTTCCTCCTCGGTCTCCCCGGTGTCCAGGATGTGGTGGTCACCCCGGTCGGAGAAGGGGTCGACCGGCGGTTGGTCGCCTTCGTGGTCGCCGCGGGCGGGACGACGCGGCAGGAGCTGCTGACCGCGGCCGAACAGAACCTGCCCCATTTCATGGTGCCCAGCGATGTGCGTCTGGTCGACAGAATTCCAGCCGATCAGCACGGAAAGCGGATAGTTTCCGGGCTTCTCGAGGGACTCGCCGCGGACAACACGGGAATCGCAAGTGATGCCGTTCCGGTCGGTGCCGAGGAGGAATTCGTCATCAAGCTCTGGGAGGAACTGCTGGGAGTCGATGGAATCAAGGGCTCCGACAGTTTCTTCACCCTGGGAGGGAACTCGCTCCTGGCTTTCCGGGCGCAGCTGAAGATTGAACGAAGGTTCGGCGTGAAAATCGCCAACGCAGACATTATGAAGGATTCCCCCGCGGCCGAGCTGGCCGCGAGGATCAGAGCTGAGGGGACGTCCGGGGTCTGAGGGGCGGCCCCGCGGTCGGGGGCGGGCGCCGAGCCGGCACCCGCCCCCGGCATCAGGCTCGGTCGAGCAGGTCCTCGCCGTTCAGCAGCAGCTCGGTGTTGACCGCGTTGATCTTGTCATTGGAGATCATGACCCGTCCCGAGTAGAGGTCGCGCAAGTGGCGAGCGATCGAGAAGCCGCCCTCCTCCGAGTAGCCGGCCATGCCACAGACCTCGAGTGCCTGCGCGGCCACCCGGACCGTCTCCTCCGAGGCGGACAGCTTCAGTGCGTTGGACTGCATGGTGAGATCGCGAGGGAAAGCGTCTGCCTGCGCGTTCCGTGCGAAGTCCGCGGCGAAGCCCCGGACTTCCGACCGCAGCATCGTCAGGGTGGCGTGCATGCGTC comes from the Streptomyces sp. NBC_00525 genome and includes:
- a CDS encoding amino acid adenylation domain-containing protein, which codes for MTNRRASRGLSEGTSYWTDWIEGLPEASLLCRDLLATERNDRPTATVTTPVDPEVTARTAALTRGDPTLVMVLSTAVTALLAAVQTDTREVCVLTEADGHAFPVRIVVDPGHSGRQLLSGVRKAYLTGARNLGASPEAMLRRDGIVPTDFAVTAARAQQPAAGATLGFSVADGQLSVTYRTDLFLASTADRLVRGFTRLLAGLLDPTGPDTLGPMLTWVDPAEAELLAAVNRTDHPRTEGVLLHHGLQDGASRFPDRVAVRDGATTYSELNRRANQLARRLRELGAGPGEVIGMAIPRSTDELVALYAIMKAGAAYLPLDTALPAARIRHVLERSRTRIVVGTRCPGAEVLVDPADPALAALDGADLPDLATEDDLAYVIYTSGSTGVPKGVMVEHRAIVNRLAWMQRAYPLAADDVVLHKTPVSFDVSLWEIFWWSMAGCSVSTLPAGAEREPLAIMDRVREHQVTTLHFVPSMLQVMLPRLRGLRTAGLRRIFASGEALSTGTVSLLRESYPDGGPTLINLYGPTEAAVDVTHYDCTSHDMRRPVPLGTPIDNLRLRILTRSGHPAPVGVPGELYLLGTGLARGYLHEPARTAERFVPDARGHGVRAYRTGDAARWLEDGTVEYLGRLDSQVKIRGHRIELGELEHVMRGVAGVTDCAATATDGVLRGFVVTDAPDAEETVRSALAERLPSYAVPAVIHRIAAIPHTPNGKRDLKALAALPRRSNRGTPRGETETALAAVFSGVLGGARIGAEDNLFDLGLDSIKFIGSLAAARSAGLEFTLQDLFAHPSVAALARVVRRGVGTDEAGPAGPFALLGEGAREGLPTDAVDAYPLTYLQRGLLYEIASRDAAVYHDVSTYEYEGPLDWSLFLRAAGEVADRHPALRTSFHPGHRPVPVQVVHRTAPDWCRAVDLSGWTDAEQRAYVAEAVEEELQAGFPDGVPGLVRLRVLDLGGGRRQVLLSYHAAALDGWSVNRLLYDLFAHYGALHATGSPIPGAEPVGFERFVALEQHAVETAGHREFWQGVLDGAESTRVPRLPAADLTGTETLRTHEIGLEAGLGAELMALAGRTRVPVKSVLMAAHLAVLSFVSGRVDVTTGYELSGRPEQQHADTTLGLFLNTLPLRARTDAESWTELIRRVHTAEVELLPHRRFPMGELAREAGRELFEVVFNFTHFHVLDDLDRQHGFRLRRVAVHSQTEFPLRAEFFRDALDGAVGLTLHYDGSAFGAEQIGRIAGYYRSALRLMVDDPGQPPAACSLLDDAEARQLAAFRSGPDYEVPGDTVLDRFAGIVAARPDAVAVQHADAALGYRELDRESRRLAAGLAARGVRHGEPVGVRMARGLPWAVSVLGIMRAGAVYLPLMPGDPQERVDRMVRRAGCRTVLTQAEYEAVLAAGRASEPAAEPAVVADDLAYIIFTSGSTGEPKGAAVTHRGMLNHLQAKVVDLALTDSDVVAQTASQSFDISVWQLLVGWLTGGRSVIVDDVVDPADLWQTVADTGVTVLEVVPSLLDALLEAPDRPAGLGPLRYLMVTGEALQPTLTRRWFAAYQVPVVNAFGPTEASDDITHHIIAAPVDAERVPVGRPILNTTLHVVGEGGTAVPIGTLGEILVSGPAVGAGYVNDPERTAAAFPENTLDDTSPRLYRTGDLGRWLPDGLLDCIGRRDQQVKVRGYRIELPEIEQALNRVPGITNAFVFVHRESAQVRLVARFTGDPALDAAAVRAELARELPAHMLPDVIAPLGEVPLNTNGKVDRPAIAALPLPMTDRHPPRPPATAAEREMVELFAAALGLPADAVGADGDFFDLGGHSLSAMAAAARSGGRFGVRDLLRHRTAEALARVSERADGGLFAEIASSGRPELTVICFPYAGGSPVSYLPLAEVLRESVPVRFLVLDLPPGAETEPRPLLDALVAEVDQVEGPLTVLGHCAGAGPALSFARRLPPERVASVLVVGKTLKSADPADHPVRAVLDAPDETVRGWVVPDTGRPVRSGPTPDEVAALRRDTALGNACLVGLLGSEGVLTRPFTVLAAADDPVVPDFEGTAPNWALLAADPQAVSVPDGGHYLNRTNPRLLASLLMPVTENTDAQPDRA
- the sbnA gene encoding 2,3-diaminopropionate biosynthesis protein SbnA encodes the protein MLSPTVPDPGEDFVQLTGFLPHAELWLKLESRNPAGSIKMKTAAAMIGAAERDGLLRPGAELIESTSGNLGVAMAAICAARGYRLTLVTDPNSNYRSVQQMRALGAEVVVIERRDENGGYLGSRISYITLRLATEPGLIWLNQYENPANVAAHRDGTAVEICERFGVPDWLFVGVGTSGTLMGCLEHFGTLATRPTVVAVDALGSVTFGGAPARRLIPGMGASRKPKIFGPGEYRRVLVSERDTIVACRRIASGYGLLVGGSTGTVVAAASAHGHRLPRGSRVLAISPDLGSAYLDTIYDDGWVATHYGDGLLQDLTRPAREPVREEPVKAGT
- the sbnB gene encoding 2,3-diaminopropionate biosynthesis protein SbnB, translating into MTFSVVGASAVRTALAGAEQDVVDRVREAYLLHDAGGTVNPDSYFLRFAEKPDSRIIALPAFLGGESETAGIKWISSFPGNKDKGLPRASAVLVLNDYTTGYPKALLESATISAARTAASAALAAGALQRTPPRSWGVIGAGVIAREICRYLAATMPVPPVVHCHDLDPGAAERFADELPGGLPADLTTACDADLVVFATTALNPYLPADHRFRPGQLVLHVSLRDLPPETLLHAVNIVDDVDHCLKQNTSPHLAEQLCGDRSFVTGTIAGVLRGDVTVPDDRPVIFSPFGMGILDLAVGRYVLDRTVEAGTAIEISDFFAPDGV
- the lysA gene encoding diaminopimelate decarboxylase — its product is MQTSVRPEWLSEPADLNALPPRLWPASAERAADGVLSVGGVRADDLAAEFGTPMYVFDEADFRARCTEFSEVFDDFDVYYAGKAFLCRPVARICAELGLHLDVCSPGELRVAISAGFPAERIVMHGNNKSAEELSAGLRHGVGRIVLDSFDELESLRKLAAEAGVRPQVLIRVNVGVHADTHANIATAHDDQKFGFSLRTGDASAAVGAAHGADELDLVGLHMHLGSQIFGLDSFERGVRRVMEVRARFLREHGVLLPEVSLGGGFAIAYLDHHRPTPPAEIAAGLREFTRRSCAELGTEPPRLAIEPGRALVGQSGITVYRVGTVKEVTGLRTFVAVDGGMSDNIRPALYDGVYTGVLAGRSSDAGPMLSRVVGLHCDAGDVVVRDDYLPADTRVGDLLAVPTTGAYCRSLANNFNHTPRPPVVAVRDGEARLWLRRETYDDLLALEVE
- a CDS encoding metal-dependent hydrolase, whose protein sequence is MTDPACFSATGSTAVTFPSGALEDRAVVRHVRALADGYGLVCDTTPFHPEDHSWPDQPGDRGAVEYGGRVLPVVDSVIGAAHRVTGELRVAGDITVRRGDPDWTWHVVHVVTDEPWDLAGHEVRLSVDPGRRAGLSAGHTGCELVGPALNAALRERWGKEVALDSLGAPDFDKIAIVSSRIGAHGSVDRYRMSKSLRRKGFVAEGLAGELGDLEARVNALLAQWVAEDVPVTVRTDGPSIADRRHFVCAVRQGTVTAACGGTHVATTGELGRVTARLELAEDGKELVLRTSMGEMAT